A single genomic interval of Juglans regia cultivar Chandler chromosome 1, Walnut 2.0, whole genome shotgun sequence harbors:
- the LOC109010154 gene encoding uncharacterized protein LOC109010154 has product MIIILCEVPKRFHHLHGAKTMKFFRSACYRPKGTPAPPQEEANTNAYVSLTLPSSRRNRRTAGPRSASAKHWRPALSMISEDKVDENRERVSGNKFSCKSRSLPNSRSPTHRDEFRINSMPIFFPAISPTPFMF; this is encoded by the exons atgatcaTCATTCTCTGCGAAGTCCCAAAACGTTTCCACCATCTTCACGGCGCAAAAACAATGAAGTTCTTCAGGTCTGCATGTTACCGTCCCAAAGGCACCCCTGCGCCGCCGCAGGAGGAAGCCAACACCAACGCCTATGTGTCGCTCACCTTACCTTCCTCCAGACGCAATAGGCGGACTGCAGGTCCCAGGTCCGCGTCTGCTAAGCATTGGAGGCCAGCGCTTTCGATGATATCCGAGGACAAAGTCGACGAAAACAGAGAACGGGTTTCGGGAAACAAATTTTCTTGTAAATCTAGATCGCTGCCCAATTCTCGCTCTCCCACTCACAGAGACGAGTTCAG GATCAACTCCATGCCGATCTTCTTTCCAGCAATCTCACCCACTCCGTTTATGTTCTGA